The Streptomyces sp. P9-A4 genome contains a region encoding:
- a CDS encoding FABP family protein, whose product MSDRDRKFPYPDAFRADEAPAPHELLAPVTGLLGVWTGRGRGGYPTLAEEFTYAQEVTFSHDGRPFLHYDARAWLIDADGTPLRPAARESGWWRLKPEGHIEALITQPTGIAEILVGRAEDGAIDLTTHEVALAPTAKQVDASRRRYTLTDGGTLDFVHDLAAVGRPLGHHLAARLRREGGQ is encoded by the coding sequence ATGTCCGACCGCGACCGGAAGTTCCCCTACCCCGACGCCTTCCGGGCGGACGAGGCGCCCGCGCCGCACGAGCTGCTTGCGCCGGTGACCGGACTCCTCGGAGTGTGGACCGGCCGGGGGCGCGGTGGGTACCCGACGCTCGCCGAGGAGTTCACGTACGCGCAGGAGGTCACCTTCAGTCACGACGGGCGGCCCTTCCTGCACTACGACGCCCGCGCCTGGCTGATCGACGCCGACGGGACCCCGTTGCGGCCCGCCGCGCGCGAGAGCGGCTGGTGGCGGCTCAAGCCGGAGGGGCACATCGAGGCGCTGATCACCCAGCCCACCGGGATCGCGGAGATCCTCGTCGGCCGGGCCGAGGACGGCGCGATCGACCTCACCACCCATGAGGTCGCCCTCGCCCCCACCGCCAAGCAGGTCGACGCCAGCCGTCGGCGCTACACCCTCACGGACGGCGGCACGCTCGACTTCGTCCACGACCTCGCGGCGGTCGGCAGGCCTCTGGGGCACCACCTCGCGGCCCGGCTGCGGCGCGAGGGCGGACAGTAG
- a CDS encoding ATP-binding cassette domain-containing protein: MIEVNELTKRYGGKTAVDQLSFTVRPGRVTGFLGPNGAGKTTTLRMILGLDAPTGGAATVSGVPFRSRPRGLRHVGALLDAGQVHGGRTAAAHLSALAHSNGISPRRVDEVLHEVGLSEAARRRIGGFSLGMKQRLGIATALLGDPPVLMFDEPVNGMDPEGVLWMRRLFRRLAAEGRTVFLSSHLMSEMENTADELVVIGRGRLIAAEPVREFAARSSRLGVLVGTGQAAELTAVLTAAGASVEPEGPAGAGKLAVTGLPADRIAALAFENRILLNELTARTASLEEAFMELTAASVEYRAGEPR; the protein is encoded by the coding sequence GTGATCGAAGTCAATGAACTCACCAAGCGCTACGGCGGGAAGACCGCCGTCGACCAGCTGTCCTTCACCGTGCGACCGGGCCGGGTCACCGGATTCCTGGGCCCGAACGGGGCGGGCAAGACCACCACCCTGCGCATGATCCTCGGCCTGGACGCGCCGACCGGCGGCGCCGCCACCGTCAGCGGAGTCCCCTTCCGCAGCCGCCCGCGCGGACTGCGGCACGTCGGCGCCCTCCTGGACGCGGGCCAGGTCCATGGCGGGCGCACGGCCGCGGCCCATCTGTCCGCCCTGGCCCACAGCAACGGGATCTCCCCGCGCAGGGTGGACGAGGTGCTGCACGAGGTGGGCCTGTCCGAGGCCGCGCGCCGCCGCATCGGCGGCTTCTCGCTCGGTATGAAGCAGCGCCTGGGGATCGCCACCGCGCTGCTCGGCGACCCGCCGGTGCTGATGTTCGACGAGCCGGTCAACGGCATGGACCCGGAGGGCGTGCTCTGGATGCGCCGTCTCTTCCGGCGTCTCGCGGCCGAGGGCCGTACGGTCTTCCTCTCCAGCCATCTGATGTCGGAGATGGAGAACACCGCCGACGAGCTGGTCGTCATCGGCCGGGGCCGGCTCATCGCCGCCGAGCCGGTACGGGAGTTCGCGGCGCGCAGCAGCCGCCTGGGCGTCCTGGTGGGCACGGGGCAGGCCGCCGAGCTGACGGCGGTACTGACCGCCGCGGGGGCCTCGGTCGAGCCGGAGGGACCGGCGGGCGCCGGGAAGCTCGCCGTGACCGGTCTGCCGGCGGACCGGATCGCGGCGCTCGCCTTCGAGAACCGGATCCTGCTGAACGAACTGACCGCCCGCACCGCCTCACTGGAGGAGGCCTTCATGGAACTCACCGCCGCGAGCGTCGAATACCGGGCAGGAGAACCCCGATGA
- a CDS encoding response regulator transcription factor: MTTAPLRIVLADDQPLVRSGLRLVMADHPDLEVVGEAATGAEAVRLVSDVDPDVVVMDIRMPGMDGIEATRLITAGPTATRVLVLTTFDEDDHVYGALRAGASGFVVKDMALNDILAAVRVVATGDALIAPGVTRRLIADFVGRPTRRSAQPVEGITEREREVLTLIGRGLTNTEIAEDLFITVATAKSHVSRLLTKLGARDRVQLVITAYETGLVTLPG, encoded by the coding sequence ATGACCACGGCTCCCCTGCGCATCGTGCTCGCCGACGACCAGCCACTGGTCCGGTCCGGCCTGCGCCTGGTCATGGCCGATCACCCCGATCTGGAGGTCGTCGGAGAGGCCGCGACCGGTGCCGAGGCGGTCCGGCTGGTCAGTGACGTCGACCCCGACGTCGTGGTGATGGACATCCGGATGCCCGGTATGGACGGGATCGAGGCCACGCGCCTGATCACCGCAGGGCCGACCGCGACGCGTGTCCTCGTCCTGACCACCTTCGACGAGGACGACCACGTCTACGGCGCGCTGCGGGCCGGGGCGAGCGGCTTCGTGGTCAAGGACATGGCCCTGAACGACATCCTCGCGGCCGTCCGGGTGGTCGCCACCGGCGACGCGCTGATCGCGCCCGGGGTCACGCGCCGGCTCATCGCCGACTTCGTCGGGCGCCCCACGCGGCGCTCCGCACAGCCGGTCGAGGGCATCACCGAGCGGGAACGGGAGGTCCTGACCCTCATCGGGCGCGGCCTGACGAACACCGAGATCGCGGAGGACCTGTTCATCACGGTGGCCACCGCCAAGTCGCATGTGTCGCGCCTCCTCACCAAACTGGGCGCCCGGGACCGGGTGCAGCTGGTGATCACCGCGTACGAGACGGGGCTCGTGACGCTGCCCGGCTGA
- a CDS encoding helix-turn-helix transcriptional regulator yields MANEKLGEALRLLGIGPEAVRVYGRLLDMGPAPLSAIGTAAGLEGAALAEAYRELVDSGLASTAEEGRDVVAPVPPAAGLEILGRRRAAELDESRITVGGAFDSFRRHRLAGYHDPLVEVVTGDAIGLRMRQAWASAREQIRQFDSPPYFPLEGATDDALATLARGVTQRVVYSRESLEYPGQLENAIEPCVEAGEQARVLPSVPVKLLIIDDAYALVALAIRETDVYNTMLVVQPCGLLSALVALFEQAWQSALPLHGRTARPAALLPADRRLLRLLAAGASDEVIAREIGVSRRTLFRRVQILMARLGATSRFQMALQAQRSGWL; encoded by the coding sequence ATGGCGAACGAGAAGCTCGGTGAGGCCCTGCGGCTGCTGGGGATCGGTCCGGAGGCCGTCCGCGTCTACGGCAGGCTGCTCGACATGGGGCCCGCGCCCCTGAGCGCGATCGGCACCGCCGCCGGTCTCGAAGGGGCAGCGCTGGCGGAGGCGTACCGCGAACTCGTCGACTCCGGTCTGGCGAGCACCGCCGAGGAGGGAAGGGACGTCGTGGCCCCGGTGCCGCCGGCCGCCGGCCTGGAGATCCTCGGGCGGCGGCGGGCGGCCGAGCTCGACGAGTCCCGGATCACGGTCGGGGGCGCCTTCGACTCGTTCCGCCGGCACCGGCTCGCCGGGTACCACGACCCGCTCGTGGAGGTCGTCACCGGCGACGCCATCGGACTGCGGATGCGCCAGGCCTGGGCGAGCGCGCGGGAGCAGATCCGGCAGTTCGACTCGCCGCCGTACTTCCCGCTCGAAGGCGCCACCGACGACGCGCTGGCCACCCTCGCGCGGGGGGTGACGCAGCGCGTCGTGTACTCGCGGGAGTCGCTGGAGTACCCGGGGCAGCTGGAGAACGCCATCGAGCCGTGCGTGGAGGCCGGCGAGCAGGCGCGGGTACTGCCCTCGGTTCCGGTCAAGCTGCTGATCATCGACGACGCGTACGCCCTGGTCGCCCTGGCGATCAGGGAGACGGACGTCTACAACACCATGCTGGTCGTACAGCCGTGCGGGCTGCTCTCGGCGCTCGTGGCGCTGTTCGAGCAGGCCTGGCAGAGCGCGCTGCCCCTGCACGGCCGCACGGCGCGGCCCGCCGCGCTGCTCCCGGCGGACCGTCGCCTGCTCCGGCTCCTCGCGGCCGGAGCGAGCGACGAGGTGATCGCGCGGGAGATCGGGGTCAGCCGCCGCACGCTGTTCCGCCGGGTGCAGATCCTGATGGCCCGCCTCGGCGCTACGAGCCGCTTCCAGATGGCGTTGCAGGCACAGCGCTCGGGGTGGCTGTGA
- a CDS encoding sensor histidine kinase: MTGTKTTAWAGGALYLLAVGLLVGGAPRASGTVHGVGALLAASLLVGVLRRAPLPALCLALLGSTTVVVGVPGSGGASLSAAYQGQFLSFLAVDLVLGFVVATRARRTSILAVAGSLVVQLLVIGGFSRGDNLTVNAVIALLATAAACTGGLLIRERGEHAVALRSQELAEAVTAERLRIARELHDMVAHSIGIIAIQAGAASQVIRTRPTEAGEALRAIEATSRETLSGLRRTLTALRRTDPGTEATGSDGGLAPSPGLADIDRLTAATADAGVRVDVRRSGRERPLPGDVDLSAFRIVQEGLTNVVRHAGTGHCRVLIGYGDEELTVEVVDDGRGAIEKYGAAHGFGLVGMRERVALLSGDFSAGPRAEGGFRVAARLPLSDAARVPLEAR, translated from the coding sequence ATGACCGGAACGAAGACCACGGCCTGGGCGGGAGGCGCCCTCTACCTCCTCGCGGTGGGCCTGCTCGTCGGAGGTGCGCCGCGCGCCTCGGGCACGGTCCACGGTGTCGGCGCCCTGCTCGCCGCGAGCCTGCTCGTCGGCGTGCTGCGCCGCGCGCCGCTCCCGGCCCTGTGCCTGGCGCTCCTCGGGTCCACCACCGTGGTGGTGGGCGTCCCGGGCTCCGGCGGTGCGAGCCTGTCGGCCGCGTACCAGGGCCAGTTCCTGTCCTTCCTCGCGGTGGACCTCGTCCTGGGCTTCGTCGTCGCCACCCGCGCGCGGCGGACCTCGATCCTCGCCGTGGCCGGATCCCTCGTCGTCCAGCTCCTGGTCATCGGCGGCTTCTCGCGCGGGGACAACCTGACCGTCAACGCCGTCATCGCCCTCCTGGCGACGGCCGCGGCCTGCACGGGCGGACTGCTGATCCGCGAACGCGGCGAGCACGCGGTGGCGTTGCGCTCGCAGGAGCTCGCCGAGGCCGTGACCGCCGAACGGCTGCGCATCGCACGGGAGTTGCACGACATGGTCGCGCACAGCATCGGGATCATCGCCATCCAGGCCGGGGCGGCGAGCCAGGTCATCCGGACCCGGCCCACGGAGGCCGGCGAGGCGCTGCGAGCCATCGAGGCCACCAGCAGGGAGACCCTGTCGGGCCTTCGGCGCACCTTGACGGCGCTCCGCAGGACGGACCCGGGCACGGAGGCCACGGGGAGCGATGGCGGTCTCGCGCCCTCGCCGGGTCTCGCGGACATCGACCGGCTGACGGCGGCCACGGCCGACGCGGGCGTACGGGTGGACGTCCGCCGCAGCGGGCGGGAGCGGCCCCTGCCGGGCGATGTCGACCTGTCCGCCTTCCGTATCGTTCAGGAGGGGCTGACCAACGTGGTCCGCCACGCGGGCACCGGACACTGCCGGGTGCTCATCGGCTACGGGGACGAGGAGCTGACCGTGGAGGTCGTCGACGACGGGCGCGGGGCGATCGAGAAGTACGGCGCGGCCCACGGGTTCGGCCTCGTGGGCATGCGGGAGCGGGTCGCCCTGCTGTCCGGCGACTTCAGTGCCGGGCCGCGCGCCGAGGGCGGATTCCGGGTGGCGGCCCGACTGCCGCTGTCCGACGCCGCCCGCGTTCCCCTGGAGGCCCGATGA
- a CDS encoding prolyl oligopeptidase family serine peptidase: MDKANGDDPYLWLEDISGEAALAWVAERNAETARDVAGDAGFDALKTRLREVLDASDRIPYPVRRGAYLYNFWRDAEHVRGVWRRTTLEGYREDEPEWEVLLDVDALADAEGEKWVWDGARVRRPDFERALVRLSRDGGDAVVVREFDLLTGEFVEDGFRLPEAKTRISWVDADTVLVGTELGPGSLTDSGYPRTVRRWRRGTPVEDAELVFEADRGDVAAWGYRDTTPGFEREFVGRSVDFFRSETHLLRPDGTRVRIDVPDDAVAYAHREHLIVTLKSAWLDRPTGSLLAFDLDGFLAGDRTHEVLFTPDARTALAGHTWTRNHLVLETMRDVSTHVEVLTPADGGGWTRDPLAGVPALSAVSVFGTDPDVSDEYFLDVSGFLQPSTLRFGRIGAGSEAIKRAPERFDTGGLAVGQHFATSRDGTRVPYFVIGPDRTTTGPGPTLLYGYGGFEVSLTPFYGAVTGRAWLERGGTYVIANIRGGGEYGPDWHQAALRAERPRAFEDFAAVAEDLVARGTTTPAMLGAKGGSNGGLLMGAMLTRHPELFGAIVAQVPLLDMTRFHKLLAGASWIAEYGDPDDEADRPHLHELSPYHRLAADRAYPPVLLMTSTRDDRVHPGHARKTAARLRELGHPVLFHENTGGGHAGAGDNEQAAHNSALVHTYLWQRLARTAPEGVPAGEGAAAGPLTATPSAVPATPSGSGS, from the coding sequence ATGGACAAGGCGAACGGGGACGACCCGTACCTGTGGCTGGAGGACATCTCCGGCGAGGCGGCGCTCGCGTGGGTGGCCGAGCGGAACGCCGAGACCGCGCGTGACGTGGCCGGTGACGCCGGGTTCGACGCGCTGAAGACACGGCTGCGCGAGGTGCTCGACGCCTCGGACCGGATTCCCTACCCCGTGCGGCGGGGCGCGTACCTCTACAACTTCTGGAGGGACGCCGAGCACGTACGCGGTGTGTGGCGGCGCACCACCCTGGAGGGGTACCGGGAGGACGAGCCCGAGTGGGAGGTCCTCCTCGACGTCGACGCGCTCGCCGACGCGGAGGGCGAGAAGTGGGTCTGGGACGGGGCGCGGGTGCGGCGGCCCGACTTCGAGCGGGCCCTCGTCAGGCTCTCGCGCGACGGCGGCGACGCCGTCGTGGTCCGTGAATTCGACCTCCTCACCGGGGAGTTCGTCGAGGACGGGTTCCGGCTGCCCGAGGCCAAGACGCGGATCTCCTGGGTCGACGCCGACACCGTCCTGGTCGGTACGGAACTCGGACCTGGCTCGCTCACCGACTCCGGGTACCCGCGCACGGTCCGCAGATGGCGGCGTGGGACTCCCGTGGAGGACGCCGAACTCGTCTTCGAGGCCGACCGGGGCGACGTGGCGGCCTGGGGGTACCGCGACACCACGCCCGGCTTCGAGCGGGAGTTCGTCGGGCGCTCGGTGGACTTCTTCCGCAGCGAGACCCACCTGCTGCGGCCCGACGGCACCCGCGTACGCATCGACGTGCCGGACGACGCCGTCGCCTACGCGCACCGCGAGCACCTGATCGTCACCCTGAAGTCCGCGTGGCTGGACCGGCCCACGGGCTCCCTGCTCGCGTTCGACCTCGACGGGTTCCTGGCGGGGGACCGGACCCACGAGGTGCTGTTCACGCCGGACGCGCGGACCGCGCTCGCCGGACACACCTGGACCCGGAACCACCTGGTCCTGGAGACGATGCGGGACGTCAGCACCCATGTCGAGGTGCTCACCCCCGCCGACGGCGGCGGCTGGACGCGCGACCCGCTCGCGGGGGTCCCCGCCCTGTCTGCGGTCAGCGTCTTCGGCACGGACCCGGACGTCTCCGACGAGTACTTCCTCGATGTGTCCGGCTTCCTCCAGCCCTCCACGCTCCGCTTCGGGCGCATCGGCGCCGGGTCCGAGGCGATCAAGCGGGCCCCGGAACGCTTCGACACCGGCGGCCTCGCCGTCGGACAGCACTTCGCCACCTCCCGGGACGGCACCCGGGTCCCGTACTTCGTCATCGGACCCGACCGCACCACCACCGGCCCCGGCCCCACCCTGCTCTACGGGTACGGCGGCTTCGAGGTCTCCCTCACCCCGTTCTACGGGGCGGTCACGGGCCGGGCCTGGCTGGAGCGCGGCGGCACCTACGTCATCGCCAACATCCGGGGCGGCGGCGAGTACGGCCCCGACTGGCACCAGGCGGCCCTGCGCGCCGAACGGCCCCGGGCCTTCGAGGACTTCGCGGCCGTCGCCGAGGACCTCGTCGCACGGGGGACCACCACCCCGGCCATGCTGGGCGCTAAGGGCGGCAGCAACGGCGGCCTGCTCATGGGCGCCATGCTCACCCGTCACCCCGAGCTGTTCGGCGCGATCGTCGCCCAGGTGCCGCTGCTCGACATGACCCGCTTCCACAAGCTCCTCGCGGGCGCGTCGTGGATCGCCGAGTACGGCGACCCGGACGACGAGGCCGACCGGCCGCACCTCCACGAACTCTCCCCGTACCACCGGCTGGCGGCGGACCGCGCGTACCCGCCGGTCCTGCTGATGACCTCCACCCGCGACGACCGGGTGCACCCCGGACACGCCCGGAAGACGGCGGCGCGGCTGCGGGAGCTGGGTCACCCGGTGCTGTTCCACGAGAACACGGGCGGCGGCCACGCGGGCGCGGGCGACAACGAGCAGGCGGCGCACAACAGCGCGCTCGTCCACACCTATCTGTGGCAGCGGCTCGCCCGCACCGCCCCGGAGGGCGTACCCGCGGGGGAGGGGGCAGCCGCCGGGCCGCTCACAGCCACCCCGAGCGCTGTGCCTGCAACGCCATCTGGAAGCGGCTCGTAG
- a CDS encoding ABC transporter permease, with protein sequence MTTHSPATSTTAGTPAPSATPTPSAVAVVDPPVRFRNLLRCEWIKIRSLRSTPWTLALITLFVIGSAAVAALTEVDALRTMSPAARADRGFQVFDAFPAAGYMTLMLVAGSVGALTVVSEYSSGLIRTTTVAVPARGAVVLAKAVVTAALWTVVGAVVSTGGFLVSQAVLDTQRAGVPLSHPGVLKALVASALLAPVCALTGLGLGALIRHSAATMVTSAFILVMLPPIFSQSTRWSAAVSHAMPVTAWKRLVQTWAPDPDSLAYSASVPGSWTVYALWPLIAVALAVVVVRRRDV encoded by the coding sequence ATGACCACACATTCCCCGGCCACCTCGACCACCGCGGGCACTCCGGCCCCATCGGCCACCCCGACCCCCTCGGCCGTGGCGGTCGTCGATCCGCCCGTCCGTTTCCGCAACCTGCTCCGCTGCGAATGGATCAAGATACGGTCCCTGCGCTCCACCCCGTGGACCCTCGCCCTCATCACGCTGTTCGTGATCGGGTCCGCCGCCGTGGCGGCACTGACGGAGGTCGACGCCCTTCGGACGATGAGCCCGGCCGCGCGGGCCGACCGGGGGTTCCAGGTCTTCGACGCGTTCCCCGCGGCCGGCTATATGACGCTGATGCTCGTCGCCGGCAGCGTCGGCGCGCTCACCGTCGTGAGCGAGTACAGCAGCGGTCTGATCCGCACGACGACCGTGGCCGTCCCCGCCCGGGGTGCGGTGGTGCTGGCCAAGGCGGTCGTCACCGCCGCGCTCTGGACCGTGGTCGGGGCGGTCGTCTCCACGGGTGGCTTCCTCGTGTCCCAGGCCGTCCTGGACACGCAGCGGGCCGGGGTTCCGCTCAGCCATCCCGGAGTACTCAAGGCGTTGGTGGCCTCCGCCCTGCTGGCCCCGGTCTGCGCACTGACCGGCCTCGGCCTCGGAGCGCTGATCAGGCACAGCGCCGCCACCATGGTCACCAGCGCCTTCATCCTGGTGATGCTGCCGCCGATCTTCTCGCAGAGCACACGCTGGTCCGCCGCCGTGAGCCATGCGATGCCGGTCACGGCCTGGAAGCGTCTCGTCCAGACCTGGGCACCGGATCCGGATTCGCTCGCCTACAGCGCCTCCGTCCCCGGCTCATGGACCGTGTACGCGCTCTGGCCGCTGATCGCCGTCGCACTCGCCGTGGTCGTCGTACGGCGCCGCGACGTGTGA
- a CDS encoding nuclear transport factor 2 family protein, protein MHPFRQAVEHRDHAAVEAMLAEDVVFTSPVAFRPYPGKAITAAILRGVVRVFTDFRYVREIESADGRDHALVFTAKVGDKEINGCDFLHFDEEGRIDDFTVMVRPLSAAQALSAAMGAQFDRIAAEALAASGGTGEARSHVAAPYDDHGECDGDQRPERVHGP, encoded by the coding sequence ATGCACCCGTTCCGTCAGGCCGTGGAGCACCGCGACCACGCCGCCGTCGAGGCCATGCTCGCCGAGGACGTCGTCTTCACCAGCCCGGTGGCCTTCCGCCCGTACCCCGGCAAGGCCATCACCGCCGCCATCCTGCGCGGGGTCGTCCGCGTCTTCACCGACTTCCGGTACGTCCGCGAGATCGAGAGCGCGGACGGCCGCGACCACGCGCTCGTCTTCACCGCGAAGGTCGGGGACAAGGAGATCAACGGCTGCGACTTCCTCCACTTCGACGAGGAGGGGAGGATCGACGACTTCACGGTCATGGTCAGGCCCCTCTCCGCCGCCCAGGCACTGTCCGCCGCCATGGGCGCCCAGTTCGACCGCATCGCGGCGGAGGCCCTCGCGGCGAGCGGCGGTACGGGCGAGGCCCGTTCACACGTCGCGGCGCCGTACGACGACCACGGCGAGTGCGACGGCGATCAGCGGCCAGAGCGCGTACACGGTCCATGA
- a CDS encoding aminopeptidase P family protein, with protein MAKGRKNGLYGGVSEELSTLMRTGWADTERHDLEPAEQAPYAARRRAELSAHFPGERLVIPSGNLKTRSNDDTYPFRAYSGYVHMTGDKARDSALVLEPRADGGHDAYCYVLPRDSRDNDEFWIGYTAELWMGRRPSLAEYETVLGLPCRDVRSLATDLAAGEGVPTRIVRGHDPVLEAAVTTDEERDIELDGTLSDLRLVKDAWELGEMRKAVDSTVRGFTDCVGELSRAVATSERWIEGTFFRRARLEGNALGYGSICAAGDHATIMHWTENDGPVRPGELLLLDAGVETHSLYTADVTRTLPISGTFTDVQRKVYDAVYESQEAGIAAVKPGAAYRDFHEACQRHLAERLVEWGFIEGPADRAYELGLQRRFTMAGTGHMLGLDVHDCAQARTEEYVDGVLEPGMVLTVEPGLYFQPDDLTVPEEWRGIGVRIEDDLVVTEDGNENLSAGLPRSSDEVEAWMARFAG; from the coding sequence GTGGCGAAGGGTCGCAAGAACGGCCTCTACGGAGGAGTCTCCGAGGAACTCTCCACCCTGATGAGGACCGGGTGGGCGGACACCGAGCGGCACGATCTCGAACCCGCAGAGCAGGCCCCGTACGCGGCCCGGCGCCGTGCCGAGCTCTCCGCGCACTTCCCCGGCGAGCGCCTGGTGATCCCCTCCGGCAACCTGAAGACCCGCTCCAACGACGACACCTACCCCTTCCGCGCGTACTCCGGCTACGTCCACATGACCGGGGACAAGGCCCGCGACAGCGCCCTGGTCCTCGAACCCCGCGCCGACGGCGGCCACGACGCGTACTGCTACGTGCTGCCCCGCGACAGCCGGGACAACGACGAGTTCTGGATCGGCTACACGGCCGAGCTGTGGATGGGCCGCCGCCCCTCCCTCGCCGAGTACGAGACGGTCCTCGGCCTGCCCTGCCGCGACGTCCGCTCCCTGGCGACGGACCTCGCCGCCGGCGAGGGCGTGCCGACCCGCATCGTCCGCGGCCACGACCCCGTCCTCGAAGCCGCCGTCACCACCGACGAGGAGCGTGACATCGAGCTGGACGGCACGCTCAGCGACCTCCGGCTCGTCAAGGACGCGTGGGAGCTCGGCGAGATGCGCAAGGCGGTGGACTCCACCGTCCGCGGCTTCACCGACTGCGTCGGCGAGCTCTCCCGGGCGGTCGCCACCTCCGAGCGCTGGATCGAGGGCACCTTCTTCCGCCGGGCGCGCCTGGAGGGCAACGCCCTCGGCTACGGCTCGATCTGCGCCGCCGGGGACCACGCGACGATCATGCACTGGACGGAGAACGACGGACCGGTCCGCCCCGGCGAGCTGCTGCTGCTCGACGCCGGTGTGGAGACCCACTCCCTCTACACCGCCGACGTCACCCGCACCCTCCCCATCAGCGGCACCTTCACCGACGTGCAGCGCAAGGTGTACGACGCGGTGTACGAGTCCCAGGAGGCCGGCATCGCGGCCGTGAAGCCGGGCGCCGCCTACCGCGACTTCCACGAGGCGTGCCAGCGCCACCTGGCGGAGCGGCTCGTCGAGTGGGGCTTCATCGAGGGCCCCGCGGACCGCGCGTACGAGCTGGGTCTCCAGCGCCGCTTCACCATGGCGGGCACCGGCCACATGCTCGGCCTGGACGTCCACGACTGCGCGCAGGCGCGCACGGAGGAGTACGTCGACGGCGTCCTGGAGCCGGGCATGGTCCTCACCGTCGAGCCGGGTCTCTACTTCCAGCCCGACGACCTGACCGTGCCGGAGGAGTGGCGCGGGATCGGCGTCCGGATCGAGGACGACCTGGTGGTGACGGAGGACGGCAACGAGAACCTGTCCGCCGGTCTGCCGCGCTCCTCGGACGAGGTCGAGGCGTGGATGGCGAGGTTCGCGGGCTGA
- a CDS encoding STAS domain-containing protein has product MQLIPRHDPYLVVRSADGHTVASLQGELDLVLVRHLRPELDALVRESDALTVDIRGLTFCDATGLGLLAHCAGRMHRRGARWRLVCDQPRILRLIRLTALGDLLRPEAGLPDGVGPPHPGPADPRPSAPGETSPVS; this is encoded by the coding sequence ATGCAGCTGATCCCCCGTCATGACCCGTACCTCGTCGTCCGATCGGCCGACGGTCACACCGTCGCGTCCCTCCAGGGCGAACTCGACCTCGTCCTGGTGCGGCACCTGCGGCCCGAGCTCGACGCCCTCGTCAGGGAGTCCGACGCCCTGACGGTCGACATCAGGGGCCTCACCTTCTGCGACGCCACCGGACTGGGCCTCCTCGCCCACTGCGCCGGGCGCATGCACCGGCGTGGGGCGCGCTGGCGGCTCGTGTGCGACCAGCCGCGGATCCTGCGGCTGATCCGCCTCACGGCACTGGGCGACCTGCTGCGCCCGGAGGCCGGACTTCCGGACGGGGTGGGCCCCCCTCACCCGGGGCCGGCGGACCCCCGCCCCTCCGCGCCGGGCGAGACGAGCCCCGTCTCATAG